A segment of the Methanothermococcus thermolithotrophicus DSM 2095 genome:
GGATGCAAAAGAAGTTGGTGTTGAAATTCACAGCTTTTCAAAAGCATACAACATGACTGGATGGAGATTGGCTTTCCTGGCTGGAAACGAATTGATAGTAAAGGGTTTTGCAACTGTTAAGGATAACTACGACAGTGGACAGTTCATACCAATCCAAAAGGCAGGAATTTACTGTTTGAACCATCCAGAAATTACAGAGAGAACAAGACAGAAATATGAAAGAAGATTGAAAAAGATGGTAAATATATTAAATGAAGTAGGATTTAATGCTAAAATGCCTGGTGGAACATTCTATCTCTATATTAAAGCACCAACTGGAACAAAAGACGGTGTTGAGTTTAAAAACGCTGAAGAATTTTCACAGTACTTAATAAAAGAAAAACTGATTTCAACTGTCCCATGGGATGATGCAGGAAGCTATATAAGAATGGCTGCATGTTTCGAAGCATTTAAGGACGGTAAAATATCAATTGAAGAAGAAGATAGAATATTGAATGAAGTAAAAAGAAGACTTTCAGATGTTGAATTTGTATTCGAATAATTCTTCAAGTAATATTTTTTATTATTTCTTTTCTATTTTAGACCACTATTTTTCCTTTTATCATTATTGCAGGTGAAATAAGTTTTCCTCTTTGTTCTACATTATCGAGCGGAATTGCTGTTTTTAAACTTTCAAAGATGTTTCCTGAAAGCAGTCCTTTTTTAACTGGGATTTCTTCTCCGTCTTTTACGATATAGCTGTTGCTTATTTCAACTGAAAAGTCTCCAGTTATTGGGTTGGATGTGTGGGTTCCTATCAGGGTATTTATGTATAGATACTCATCAAAGTCGTTTATTTTGCCATGTGGTTCAATTATAAAGTTAGATGGGGATACTCCCGGCAGGTCGTTGTATCCTCTCATTCCGTTTCCGGTGGATTTCTTGTTTTCAATATTTGCCCTTTTTATATCGTATAAATAACCTTTTAAAACACCATTTTCCACTAAAATAGTTCTTTTTGTTGGTACTCCCTCTCCATCAACTTTTGAAGAATAAAGGCCCCCATCAATCGTTCCATCGTCAACTATTGTAATATTTTCTCCAAAGACTTTTTCCCCAATTTTATCCTTTAAAACAGATCTGTTTCTCTGTATATTTTCAGCGTTAAATGACGGTATTAAAGTATAACTCAGTAGAGAACTTAGAGCTCTAGGACTGAGAGCTATGTTTCCTTCATAATCTGTCTTTATCCCTTCAGGTTTTTTTAAAAATTCAATAACTTTATTTGCAATTTCATCAACTTCAAACACATGATTTTTTGTTAGGTATTCGTAGGCTGTTTCACCATCTTTTATTCCAGAAATTGAAGCTGAATAGTATGTGAATTCTTCCTGAACATCAACGCCTTTTGAGTTGGCTATCCAGTTCTGTTCATAGGCCTTTGAAATCCCCCCTCCTGTAACTGTTATATTTTCGTCCTTTAACATATCTTTCATTGAAATCAAGTCATCTACAAGGTTAGTTTCATCTAAATCTAATATTTTTTTATAATATACTCCTTTAGGATCTTTGTATTCTTCAGGTTCTGGAAGGGAAGTGTATGGATCTGGAATAAGGTTTTCCATGGCTTTATAGACCACTTCAACATCCTTCTTACTTGAATATGCAAATCCAACTTTTTTATCCTTTATAACTCTGACACCAATTCCAAAACTACTTGATGTTTCAACACTATCCAAGTTTTCCCCATCGAGCTCTGCACTAAAGTCAGTACCTTCTGATAAAAATACTTCAACTTCAAAATTGTTATTTTTTCCAATCTCTAATATTTTATCAACTAAATAACCTAATTCAGATTTCATAGTAACACCTAATTGTTATTGGGTATGTATTCCAGTTCATAGTATTTCTACGAACAAGCGTCATAAATAATTTCTTCAATTTTTGATTTAAGGTAAATTACCCTCATTCTAATTTGATCGGAGCTCAGGACTTAAAACCTTAGGTTTCGGAGCGAAGCGAAGAGCTGCAAAATCCGCAAGGATTTTGCTTAATTAAGTTTTCTTCACTTCTCAACGAAAATCTTTCAGATTTTCGTGAGTCTCGACGAAACCGAAGGTTTCGTGAGTCAGCAAATCTTCGATTTGCTTCGACAGTAAATCTGAAAGATTTACTTCGACGTTCGGAAATGTTGCAAAATCTTTGATTTTGTTCATATTTGAAATATGATAATGACATCTGATTGTAGAACGACTATATCATTCATAAATATTAAATACTATTGTTTTTTAATAATGCTCTTTATGAACTTTTAAGTGGTATGCAATTTTATTAAACCTAATTATATAATAAATATCAAGGGTCCATATGGCCCATAAACTTAAAAAAAGAAATAAAACCATATATCCAAATTTGGAAATCAATGACGTTAATGGTGCAGTTGTAATGCATGCCACTATATTTTCCGGAGGGAAAAAATGAGTATTAATTATAAAGTACTAACCGCCATACCGATAATTCTGGCGATTCTTTCGGGAATCTTGGTTTTAGTAAATGGATTACCAGAAAGTATTGACGTAAGCGGTGGGGTAGAGATTAGCTTAATGGCTCCGAAAAATACAAACATAGATTTATTGAAGGAGGAGCTGTCTGGATCTGAAATAAAAAAGGCAGAAACTCAATCTGGAACATATATAATAATTAAATTAGGAAAAGAAAATGACATTAACACCGTAAGAAGCACGTTAAAGAGTTTTTTTAATGTAAATGATCTAAATGAGCTTAAATACACAGAAAAACAGATAGGGCCTTCTTTAAGTGCAAAGTTCTGGGAGGAAGGCATTAAAGCAGTTGGTTTCGCATTTTTGTTTATGGCCACTGTTGTTTACTTTGTGTTCAGAACTCCTATACCAAGTGCTGCTGTTATTCTTGCTGCAGCATCAGACTTAATGATTGCACTGGGAGGAATGAGTTTATTCAACATTCCTATTTCAACTGCAACAATTGCAGCCCTACTTATGATTATTGGTTACAGTGTGGATACCGATATAATGCTTACTACAAGGGTTTTAAAGAGAAGGTCTGGAACATTGGATGAAAGGATAAAAGAAGCTATGAAAACCGGAGTTACAATGTCCCTTACCACAATCGTGGCTATGGCAACTCTTTATCTTGTAGTTACATTTATGGTTCCTGCTGCAGGACTGCTTGGAAATATCGCGATAGTATTGTTATTGGGCTTAATAGCGGATTTAATGACTACTTGGATGACAAATGTAGGAATATTGAGATATTATGTTACAGAGTACAAAAAAGAGAGATAAAAGAAATAAGTATCTATAATGAGGAGATACTATATGAAGATACTAAAAGATAGTAAAGTTATGGTTCTTTTAGTATGTGTTGTTGCTTCAATACTGCTAATTGGATTTAAAGGAATTTCATTTGGGGTTGACCTTAGTGGAGGTTCTGTAATTGTGTTGAAAACTGAAGAACCTCTTTCAGAGCAGAATATGACGGCAGTTACTGAGATATTGTCCAATAGACTTAATGCAAATGGTTTAAGTGATGTTAGAATTTATCCGAGAGGTAACGATGAAGTAATTATTGAAATACCTCAAAGTGCAGATTTGGAAAGAATTGAGAAAATTCTAACGCAACAGGGTGTATTTGTAGCAAAAATTAACAATCGAACTGCTTATACTGGGCAAGATGTAGCTTATGTTGAAGAACCAGGAATTACGGCTTCTGGTTACGGCGTTAGCTTTAAATTAACAACCGAAGGAGCAAAGAAGTTTGCTGAGATAGCCTACGGAAAAGGGGGTTATCCAGTTGAGTTGTATATGGATGATAAATTGATAAGTAATCCAATTCTTTCTCCAGGGCTTGCAGATGGAAAACTACATCCTGACCAGGTTATTACCGTTGCAGGTAAAAATCCAACTAAAGAGGACGAAAACGAAGCCTGGGCAATATATACTGCATTGAAATCAGGTTCTTTACCTGTTAAAGTCCAAATTGAATATATAAGCTCTGTATCGCCTACACTTGGAAAAGAGTTTGTTAAAGGTGCACTAATAGCTGGTCTATCTGCATTCTTGGCAGTTGCTGCTATTATGGGTTTTAGATACAAAAATCCAAAAATTGTGATTCCAATACTTGTAACCTGTGCATCAGAAGTTATAATCATATTGGGATTCGCAGCTCTGATAGATTGGAAAATAGATCTAGCATCAATTGCAGGTATTATAGCTGCAGTAGGTACTGGGGTAGATGACCAGATTGTTATTACCGATGAGACATTCTCAAAAGGCCCAAGAAGGGTTGTAAAAAGTATGAAAAGAGCTTTCTTCATAATATTTGCGGCCGCGG
Coding sequences within it:
- a CDS encoding TldD/PmbA family protein → MKSELGYLVDKILEIGKNNNFEVEVFLSEGTDFSAELDGENLDSVETSSSFGIGVRVIKDKKVGFAYSSKKDVEVVYKAMENLIPDPYTSLPEPEEYKDPKGVYYKKILDLDETNLVDDLISMKDMLKDENITVTGGGISKAYEQNWIANSKGVDVQEEFTYYSASISGIKDGETAYEYLTKNHVFEVDEIANKVIEFLKKPEGIKTDYEGNIALSPRALSSLLSYTLIPSFNAENIQRNRSVLKDKIGEKVFGENITIVDDGTIDGGLYSSKVDGEGVPTKRTILVENGVLKGYLYDIKRANIENKKSTGNGMRGYNDLPGVSPSNFIIEPHGKINDFDEYLYINTLIGTHTSNPITGDFSVEISNSYIVKDGEEIPVKKGLLSGNIFESLKTAIPLDNVEQRGKLISPAIMIKGKIVV
- a CDS encoding protein translocase subunit SecF translates to MSINYKVLTAIPIILAILSGILVLVNGLPESIDVSGGVEISLMAPKNTNIDLLKEELSGSEIKKAETQSGTYIIIKLGKENDINTVRSTLKSFFNVNDLNELKYTEKQIGPSLSAKFWEEGIKAVGFAFLFMATVVYFVFRTPIPSAAVILAAASDLMIALGGMSLFNIPISTATIAALLMIIGYSVDTDIMLTTRVLKRRSGTLDERIKEAMKTGVTMSLTTIVAMATLYLVVTFMVPAAGLLGNIAIVLLLGLIADLMTTWMTNVGILRYYVTEYKKER
- a CDS encoding preprotein translocase subunit SecD; this translates as MKILKDSKVMVLLVCVVASILLIGFKGISFGVDLSGGSVIVLKTEEPLSEQNMTAVTEILSNRLNANGLSDVRIYPRGNDEVIIEIPQSADLERIEKILTQQGVFVAKINNRTAYTGQDVAYVEEPGITASGYGVSFKLTTEGAKKFAEIAYGKGGYPVELYMDDKLISNPILSPGLADGKLHPDQVITVAGKNPTKEDENEAWAIYTALKSGSLPVKVQIEYISSVSPTLGKEFVKGALIAGLSAFLAVAAIMGFRYKNPKIVIPILVTCASEVIIILGFAALIDWKIDLASIAGIIAAVGTGVDDQIVITDETFSKGPRRVVKSMKRAFFIIFAAAGTTIAAMLPLFVMGIGMLKGFAITTIAGVLIGIFISRPAFARIIQHVIKHGN